In a single window of the Desulfovibrio sp. ZJ209 genome:
- a CDS encoding peptide-binding protein codes for MKKFSLLLLAVLLAGLLRPIVCEFSQALGASGGPEELPVEAGDLTPQDSGEKPVDGGRIFFGTIGEASNLISYLTTDSASHEVAELLFVAPLRYNKDLEPEPWAAERWSMEDGGKRMRFTLRKGILWEDGTELTAEDVAFTVRVITDPATASPYAEDFSRIRELRVVDRYTFEAVYDEFFARAVASWMSPILPKHILEGQNIRATPFARRPVGAGPYRLKAWDAGSSITLAASPTYFDGRPHIDEAVYRIIPDDATMFMETRAGRLDVMNLSPLQYLRQTSGPVWEREFHKYRYLASVYVFLGFNLEHPFFKDVRVRRALSLAIDRHALVKGVLLGQGVAAFGPYKPGSWAAHPTLKPVVQDVAEAKRLLAEAGFTPGKDGMLRRDGRPFAFSILTNQGNEQRILTATLIQSQLRAIGVDARIRTVEWAAFIREFVNKGRFDAVILGWTIPQDPDIFQIWHSSQAHDGGLNFIHYMNPQVDGLLEQARTTPDRAKRAALYARVQEILADEQPYCFLFVPYALPVVQRRFMGIEPALAGIMYNFEKWWVPRALQRHALAP; via the coding sequence ATGAAAAAATTTTCCCTGCTCCTCCTCGCAGTCCTTCTGGCGGGCCTTTTGCGGCCCATCGTGTGCGAATTTTCACAGGCGCTGGGCGCCTCCGGGGGGCCCGAAGAGCTCCCCGTGGAGGCCGGCGACCTCACCCCGCAGGACAGCGGGGAGAAGCCCGTGGACGGCGGCCGCATCTTTTTCGGCACCATCGGCGAGGCCTCCAATCTCATTTCCTACCTCACCACGGATTCCGCCTCGCACGAAGTGGCGGAACTGCTCTTTGTGGCGCCCCTGCGCTACAACAAGGATCTCGAGCCCGAGCCCTGGGCCGCGGAGCGCTGGAGCATGGAAGACGGCGGCAAGCGCATGCGCTTCACCCTGCGCAAGGGCATCCTGTGGGAGGACGGCACCGAGCTCACGGCCGAGGATGTGGCTTTCACCGTGCGCGTGATCACGGACCCGGCCACGGCCAGCCCCTATGCCGAGGATTTTTCGCGCATCAGGGAACTGCGCGTGGTCGACCGCTACACCTTCGAGGCCGTGTATGACGAGTTTTTCGCGCGCGCCGTGGCCTCGTGGATGAGCCCCATCCTGCCGAAGCACATCCTTGAGGGGCAGAACATCCGCGCGACGCCCTTTGCGCGCAGGCCCGTGGGCGCCGGCCCCTACCGGCTGAAAGCGTGGGACGCCGGCAGCAGCATCACGCTCGCCGCGTCGCCCACCTATTTCGACGGGCGCCCGCATATCGACGAGGCCGTGTACCGCATCATCCCGGACGACGCCACCATGTTCATGGAGACGCGCGCCGGGCGGCTCGACGTGATGAACCTGAGCCCGCTCCAGTACCTGCGCCAGACCTCGGGGCCCGTGTGGGAGCGGGAATTCCACAAATACCGCTATCTCGCCTCGGTATATGTCTTTCTCGGCTTCAACCTGGAGCATCCCTTTTTCAAGGACGTGCGCGTGCGCCGGGCGCTCTCGCTCGCCATCGACCGCCACGCCCTCGTCAAGGGCGTCCTGCTGGGGCAGGGGGTGGCCGCATTCGGCCCCTACAAGCCCGGCTCCTGGGCGGCGCACCCCACGCTCAAGCCTGTTGTCCAGGATGTGGCCGAGGCGAAGCGCCTGCTCGCCGAGGCGGGCTTCACGCCCGGCAAGGACGGGATGCTCAGGCGCGACGGCAGGCCCTTTGCCTTCAGCATCCTCACCAACCAAGGCAATGAGCAGCGCATCCTCACCGCCACCCTCATCCAGAGCCAGTTGCGCGCCATCGGGGTGGACGCGCGCATCCGCACGGTGGAGTGGGCGGCCTTCATCCGCGAATTTGTCAACAAGGGCCGCTTCGACGCCGTCATCCTTGGCTGGACCATCCCGCAGGACCCGGATATTTTCCAGATCTGGCATTCCTCGCAAGCCCATGACGGCGGCCTGAACTTCATCCATTACATGAACCCGCAGGTGGACGGCCTGCTGGAGCAGGCGCGCACCACGCCCGACAGGGCAAAACGCGCCGCCCTCTACGCCCGCGTGCAGGAGATCCTCGCGGACGAGCAGCCCTATTGCTTCCTGTTCGTGCCCTATGCGCTGCCCGTGGTGCAGCGGCGCTTCATGGGCATCGAACCGGCGCTCGCTGGCATCATGTACAATTTTGAAAAGTGGTGGGTGCCCAGGGCCCTCCAGCGGCATGCGCTGGCGCCCTAG